In Mustela nigripes isolate SB6536 chromosome 12, MUSNIG.SB6536, whole genome shotgun sequence, one DNA window encodes the following:
- the TNFAIP8 gene encoding tumor necrosis factor alpha-induced protein 8 isoform X4, with amino-acid sequence MVSKSIATTLIDDTSSEVLDELYRVTKEYTQNKKEAEKIIKNLIKTVIKLAILYRNNQFNQDELALMEKFKKKVHQLAMTVVSFHQVEYTFDRNVLSRLLNECREMLHQIIQRHLTAKSHGRVNNVFDHFSDCDFLAALYNPFGNFKPHLQKLCDGVNKMLDEENI; translated from the coding sequence ATGGTGTCCAAATCCATCGCCACCACCCTCATCGATGACACAAGCAGCGAGGTGCTGGATGAGCTCTACCGAGTGACCAAGGAGTACACCCAGaacaagaaggaggcagagaagatcATTAAGAACCTCATCAAGACAGTCATCAAGCTGGCCATCCTTTACAGAAATAACCAGTTCAACCAAGACGAGCTGGCGCTGATggagaaattcaagaagaaagtTCACCAGCTGGCCATGACCGTGGTCAGCTTCCACCAGGTGGAGTACACCTTTGACCGGAACGTGTTATCCCGCCTGCTGAACGAGTGCAGAGAGATGCTTCACCAGATCATCCAGCGTCATCTCACGGCCAAGTCGCACGGACGGGTTAATAACGTCTTTGACCATTTCTCAGATTGTGATTTCTTAGCGGCCTTGTATAACCCCTTTGGGAATTTTAAGCCCCACTTACAAAAACTCTGCGATGGTGTCAACAAAATGCTGGACGAGGAGAACATCTGA
- the TNFAIP8 gene encoding tumor necrosis factor alpha-induced protein 8 isoform X3, translating into MATDVFNSKNLAVQAQKKILGKMVSKSIATTLIDDTSSEVLDELYRVTKEYTQNKKEAEKIIKNLIKTVIKLAILYRNNQFNQDELALMEKFKKKVHQLAMTVVSFHQVEYTFDRNVLSRLLNECREMLHQIIQRHLTAKSHGRVNNVFDHFSDCDFLAALYNPFGNFKPHLQKLCDGVNKMLDEENI; encoded by the coding sequence TGGCCACAGATGTCTTCAATTCCAAAAACCTGGCCGTGCAGGCACAAAAGAAGATCTTGGGGAAGATGGTGTCCAAATCCATCGCCACCACCCTCATCGATGACACAAGCAGCGAGGTGCTGGATGAGCTCTACCGAGTGACCAAGGAGTACACCCAGaacaagaaggaggcagagaagatcATTAAGAACCTCATCAAGACAGTCATCAAGCTGGCCATCCTTTACAGAAATAACCAGTTCAACCAAGACGAGCTGGCGCTGATggagaaattcaagaagaaagtTCACCAGCTGGCCATGACCGTGGTCAGCTTCCACCAGGTGGAGTACACCTTTGACCGGAACGTGTTATCCCGCCTGCTGAACGAGTGCAGAGAGATGCTTCACCAGATCATCCAGCGTCATCTCACGGCCAAGTCGCACGGACGGGTTAATAACGTCTTTGACCATTTCTCAGATTGTGATTTCTTAGCGGCCTTGTATAACCCCTTTGGGAATTTTAAGCCCCACTTACAAAAACTCTGCGATGGTGTCAACAAAATGCTGGACGAGGAGAACATCTGA
- the TNFAIP8 gene encoding tumor necrosis factor alpha-induced protein 8 isoform X2, which translates to MLKLVATDVFNSKNLAVQAQKKILGKMVSKSIATTLIDDTSSEVLDELYRVTKEYTQNKKEAEKIIKNLIKTVIKLAILYRNNQFNQDELALMEKFKKKVHQLAMTVVSFHQVEYTFDRNVLSRLLNECREMLHQIIQRHLTAKSHGRVNNVFDHFSDCDFLAALYNPFGNFKPHLQKLCDGVNKMLDEENI; encoded by the coding sequence TGGCCACAGATGTCTTCAATTCCAAAAACCTGGCCGTGCAGGCACAAAAGAAGATCTTGGGGAAGATGGTGTCCAAATCCATCGCCACCACCCTCATCGATGACACAAGCAGCGAGGTGCTGGATGAGCTCTACCGAGTGACCAAGGAGTACACCCAGaacaagaaggaggcagagaagatcATTAAGAACCTCATCAAGACAGTCATCAAGCTGGCCATCCTTTACAGAAATAACCAGTTCAACCAAGACGAGCTGGCGCTGATggagaaattcaagaagaaagtTCACCAGCTGGCCATGACCGTGGTCAGCTTCCACCAGGTGGAGTACACCTTTGACCGGAACGTGTTATCCCGCCTGCTGAACGAGTGCAGAGAGATGCTTCACCAGATCATCCAGCGTCATCTCACGGCCAAGTCGCACGGACGGGTTAATAACGTCTTTGACCATTTCTCAGATTGTGATTTCTTAGCGGCCTTGTATAACCCCTTTGGGAATTTTAAGCCCCACTTACAAAAACTCTGCGATGGTGTCAACAAAATGCTGGACGAGGAGAACATCTGA